A single Desulfomonile tiedjei DNA region contains:
- a CDS encoding sigma-54-dependent Fis family transcriptional regulator translates to MKARLLIVDDEVDMLRLLKRSLSTDLNCEIETAPDAYRALSLLEGNSFDVILADVRMPGMDGMEFLDRIKRDYHGLTVVMMTAYGTIDLAVQAIKQGAYDFITKPFEHDKLVHMLDKAIERSRLVRENLFLQRRVKEQESFQEMVGASPKMQKIFDTIRLISNTDVTVLITGESGTGKDMAAKAIHRLSQRGNGKFVAVNCPNLPESILESELFGYRKGAFTHATQDKAGLFWEAQGGTIYLDEIGDISPTLQTKLLRVLQDKEIRPLGQTKSLKVDVRIVASTNQDLAAKIKVGLFREDLFYRLNVMSLHMPPLRERQQDIPSLVDHFLKRFCAEFKKEPKTASSGLMQRLIKYPWRGNVRELENVISRAVLLTADATIQPEDLQLDLDSVECLVTEAIKGLPYKHAKASVLERFNREYLTDLLGRNNGNVTKAAKECGLERQALQQILRRYGIKSRDFQTSEDRDTLVEN, encoded by the coding sequence ATTAAAGCAAGACTCCTGATTGTAGATGACGAAGTGGACATGTTGCGCCTTTTAAAGCGCAGTCTGTCTACGGACCTGAACTGCGAAATAGAAACGGCCCCCGATGCCTATAGGGCATTGTCCCTGCTGGAAGGGAATTCCTTTGACGTGATACTCGCGGACGTACGTATGCCGGGCATGGACGGTATGGAATTCCTCGATCGCATTAAGCGGGATTATCACGGCCTGACTGTAGTCATGATGACCGCGTACGGCACGATAGACCTGGCTGTACAGGCAATCAAGCAGGGCGCCTACGATTTCATAACCAAGCCCTTCGAACATGACAAATTGGTTCACATGCTGGACAAAGCCATTGAAAGGAGCCGGCTGGTCAGAGAAAACCTTTTTCTCCAGCGTCGAGTGAAAGAGCAGGAAAGTTTTCAGGAGATGGTGGGTGCAAGCCCGAAGATGCAGAAGATATTTGACACCATCCGCCTGATTAGCAACACCGACGTGACCGTCCTGATTACCGGTGAATCAGGCACCGGCAAGGATATGGCCGCCAAGGCAATTCACAGACTTAGCCAACGCGGAAACGGCAAGTTCGTTGCAGTCAACTGCCCTAACCTGCCGGAGAGCATTCTGGAGAGTGAGCTGTTCGGTTATCGAAAAGGGGCGTTCACCCATGCCACGCAAGACAAGGCAGGACTGTTCTGGGAAGCGCAGGGGGGGACCATCTACCTGGACGAGATCGGCGATATTTCTCCCACCCTTCAGACCAAACTGCTCCGAGTGCTGCAAGACAAGGAAATAAGACCCCTTGGTCAGACCAAGAGCTTGAAGGTGGATGTACGGATTGTCGCCTCAACCAACCAGGATTTGGCGGCCAAAATCAAGGTAGGCCTCTTTCGCGAAGATCTTTTCTACCGGCTCAACGTCATGTCACTGCACATGCCTCCGCTGAGGGAGAGGCAACAGGACATACCTTCGCTGGTCGATCATTTTCTCAAGCGCTTCTGCGCTGAGTTCAAAAAAGAGCCAAAAACAGCCTCTTCAGGCCTAATGCAGCGGCTTATCAAATATCCTTGGAGAGGTAATGTTCGCGAATTGGAGAACGTTATAAGCCGAGCGGTCCTGCTCACAGCCGACGCCACAATTCAACCCGAGGACTTGCAGTTGGATCTTGATTCCGTGGAATGTCTCGTCACCGAAGCGATAAAGGGGCTTCCCTACAAACATGCAAAGGCCTCGGTGCTGGAACGCTTTAACAGGGAATACCTGACAGACTTGCTTGGGCGCAACAACGGGAATGTTACCAAGGCGGCGAAAGAATGCGGATTGGAACGTCAGGCCCTCCAACAGATCTTGCGGCGGTACGGCATAAAGTCTCGCGATTTTCAGACATCTGAGGACCGAGACACCTTGGTCGAGAATTAG
- a CDS encoding molybdopterin-dependent oxidoreductase — protein MPEGTKKSVYSVCSMCTVRCPIEVEVENGAVRHIWGNPHLLGGHYLCPRGAAGKVFQNDTERLQHPMIRDGERGSGKWKKASWDEALDYIASNLKKIISKHGGESVVLGDRGGPFTDMQKAFIKALGSPNYFNHHGACSNSVHNAHNAMTGHRRNTVAYDWKNCDYCILYGRNILESIGTKEAKDFIDALERGMKFTHIDVRWNYTAAKADRFLMLKPGTDYALNLALINVIVKEKLYDAAFVERWVTGMKELVAFVEPYTPEWAEKETGIPAKQIVTIAHELAEAKPAVILYQGWMTAWTENDYYFRRSIYMLYALLGGYEAKGGLLFNKNETHTGRKPLRKLVDGVPKVNKKRFDGVGWKYKHLSPDYGLAQMLPYAILKEDPYPVKAFINYRFDPLSAFPDPEAFKKGLMKLDLLVTVDVNYSHTGWISDVILPEATYLERTDPAIAKGGPKPALWLRRQAVEPQYDSKPKWWIFKQLAERLGIGEYFPYNSAEELIEWQLKDIGFQLSDFDAKGYIELAKDQILWDRSDGLKFKTPSGKIEFVSSMLQDSGLPSFPPYESPKSPPKGHYRLLTGKIAIHTQGTTLNNLYLNELQPENTLWINTNEAKKLGIKTGDTVEVSSNGCVQTVKASVTDFIHPDAVYTLHGFGREIPQQTRAYKRGMRDNTLMGGLLTVAVGGNCPITDCFVRVKKAS, from the coding sequence ATGCCGGAAGGTACGAAAAAATCAGTGTACTCGGTTTGTTCCATGTGCACTGTCCGCTGCCCGATTGAAGTGGAAGTGGAAAACGGTGCGGTGAGGCACATCTGGGGGAACCCGCATCTGCTTGGGGGCCACTATCTCTGCCCCAGGGGAGCCGCGGGCAAGGTCTTTCAGAATGATACCGAGCGCTTGCAGCATCCCATGATACGGGACGGCGAAAGAGGGTCAGGAAAGTGGAAAAAGGCCTCATGGGATGAGGCGCTGGATTATATCGCGAGCAATCTGAAGAAAATCATAAGCAAGCACGGCGGAGAGAGCGTAGTGCTCGGCGATAGGGGCGGGCCGTTTACCGACATGCAGAAGGCCTTCATAAAAGCCCTCGGGTCACCGAACTATTTCAATCACCACGGCGCCTGTTCCAACAGCGTACATAATGCTCACAACGCCATGACAGGCCACCGCCGCAACACCGTGGCTTACGACTGGAAGAACTGTGACTATTGCATCCTTTACGGCAGGAACATCCTCGAGTCCATAGGAACCAAAGAGGCCAAGGATTTCATAGACGCGCTGGAGCGCGGCATGAAATTCACTCATATAGACGTGCGATGGAACTATACCGCGGCCAAGGCAGACAGGTTCCTGATGCTCAAGCCCGGGACGGACTACGCTCTGAACCTGGCCTTGATAAACGTGATCGTCAAAGAGAAACTCTACGATGCCGCGTTCGTCGAACGATGGGTCACGGGCATGAAAGAGCTGGTGGCCTTCGTAGAGCCTTACACACCCGAGTGGGCGGAGAAAGAGACCGGTATTCCCGCGAAACAGATTGTCACCATCGCGCACGAACTGGCCGAAGCCAAACCCGCGGTCATACTCTATCAGGGCTGGATGACGGCCTGGACCGAGAATGACTACTATTTCAGGCGGTCCATCTACATGCTGTACGCACTGTTGGGAGGGTACGAAGCAAAGGGAGGACTGCTCTTCAACAAGAATGAAACCCATACCGGGCGCAAGCCGTTGAGGAAACTTGTTGACGGTGTGCCGAAAGTCAACAAAAAGAGGTTCGACGGTGTGGGATGGAAGTACAAACATCTTTCACCCGACTACGGCCTGGCCCAGATGCTGCCGTATGCAATCCTCAAGGAAGACCCTTACCCTGTGAAGGCCTTCATAAACTACCGCTTCGATCCTCTGTCCGCGTTTCCCGACCCGGAGGCTTTCAAAAAGGGCCTGATGAAACTGGACTTGCTGGTAACCGTTGACGTGAACTATAGCCACACCGGCTGGATTTCCGACGTCATACTGCCTGAGGCCACCTATCTGGAACGCACCGATCCGGCCATAGCAAAAGGCGGTCCGAAACCGGCCCTCTGGTTGAGAAGACAAGCGGTCGAGCCTCAATATGATTCCAAGCCCAAGTGGTGGATTTTCAAGCAATTGGCCGAACGGCTCGGAATAGGAGAGTATTTTCCTTACAATAGCGCCGAAGAGCTGATCGAGTGGCAGTTGAAAGATATCGGGTTTCAGCTGTCCGACTTTGATGCCAAAGGGTACATAGAGCTGGCAAAGGATCAAATCCTGTGGGACCGTTCAGATGGCCTGAAGTTCAAGACACCTTCGGGAAAGATCGAGTTCGTGTCCAGCATGCTCCAAGACAGCGGACTCCCGTCATTCCCTCCTTACGAAAGCCCGAAATCGCCGCCCAAAGGGCATTACAGGCTGCTGACAGGTAAAATCGCCATTCACACCCAGGGAACTACTTTGAACAACCTGTACCTGAACGAGTTGCAGCCCGAAAACACTCTATGGATCAACACCAATGAGGCCAAAAAGCTCGGCATCAAGACAGGGGACACCGTGGAGGTCTCGTCCAATGGTTGCGTCCAAACCGTAAAGGCGTCAGTGACCGATTTCATTCATCCCGACGCGGTTTACACGCTCCATGGATTCGGCAGGGAGATTCCTCAACAGACCAGAGCTTACAAGAGAGGGATGAGGGACAATACACTGATGGGAGGCCTGCTTACGGTGGCCGTAGGTGGGAATTGCCCGATAACCGACTGCTTCGTCCGAGTCAAAAAAGCTTCTTAA
- a CDS encoding sulfite exporter TauE/SafE family protein translates to MTKKYWIIVGLVAAVAVITTLMLASPAAAGKLEEAIAKTPQGVGKGMIDSKAAPGFMGIPGAPSPFWLFGILWGIWVGWIFSTVGAFGGIMAGVGHITVFGLADYGRSFKDTSPVLNKLLTDSIRTSNQYLVGLSAFISSLTYYRMGRLVLPLGLCLAGGGIAGAYLIPVLTAGKINLSQYIGFFGIIVLVIGCFLFYETTEAGQKSKKAAKAAAAAFESEHIKRAAGEVTEHGAAGVQVTHWGASKISFTFYGVEFSFAPIWPILGGFVIAAISAFIGVGGGFLYVPFLTSIAGLPMYVVAGTSAMAVLVSMITSIFTFMFIKGTPIDFLFIGVELVGIFIGSILGPYTSKYIPDRWLKRIFVVLAVYVGVGYTTKGFLGYSIFPGM, encoded by the coding sequence ATGACGAAAAAGTATTGGATCATTGTTGGCTTGGTGGCGGCGGTCGCTGTCATCACTACCCTCATGCTTGCATCCCCCGCTGCCGCGGGCAAGCTGGAGGAAGCTATAGCGAAAACCCCGCAGGGGGTTGGCAAGGGCATGATCGACTCCAAGGCAGCCCCGGGTTTTATGGGAATACCGGGAGCGCCCAGTCCCTTCTGGCTCTTCGGGATACTCTGGGGAATCTGGGTTGGCTGGATCTTCTCCACGGTTGGAGCGTTCGGCGGCATCATGGCTGGTGTCGGCCACATAACCGTGTTCGGACTCGCTGATTACGGCAGATCGTTCAAGGATACGAGTCCTGTGCTCAACAAGCTCCTGACCGATTCAATCCGGACGAGTAACCAATACCTCGTGGGACTGTCTGCCTTCATATCGTCTCTCACCTACTATCGGATGGGGCGACTCGTGTTGCCGCTCGGCCTGTGTCTGGCGGGTGGAGGTATAGCCGGGGCCTATCTTATCCCGGTTCTTACCGCAGGGAAGATCAACCTTAGCCAGTACATAGGGTTCTTTGGAATAATCGTCCTGGTTATCGGATGCTTCCTCTTCTACGAGACCACCGAAGCGGGACAAAAAAGCAAGAAGGCGGCGAAAGCGGCCGCGGCAGCATTTGAAAGTGAACACATAAAGAGAGCGGCAGGTGAGGTTACGGAGCATGGCGCGGCCGGTGTGCAAGTTACGCACTGGGGCGCTTCCAAAATCTCCTTCACATTCTACGGTGTCGAGTTCTCGTTTGCGCCCATTTGGCCTATTCTAGGTGGGTTCGTCATCGCGGCTATTTCAGCGTTCATAGGTGTGGGCGGCGGTTTTCTGTACGTTCCGTTCCTGACGTCCATTGCAGGATTGCCGATGTACGTGGTTGCGGGCACCTCGGCTATGGCCGTGTTAGTCAGCATGATCACCTCGATCTTTACCTTCATGTTCATCAAAGGGACGCCCATAGACTTCCTCTTCATCGGTGTCGAACTGGTGGGCATCTTCATCGGCTCCATCTTGGGACCGTATACGTCCAAATATATTCCCGATCGTTGGCTCAAGAGGATTTTTGTCGTGTTGGCCGTTTATGTAGGCGTGGGCTACACCACGAAAGGTTTCCTGGGGTACTCGATTTTCCCCGGAATGTAG
- a CDS encoding SDR family oxidoreductase produces the protein MKTAIVTGGAGFIGSHLVETLLAQDLTVLCLDNFFTGSKQNILPFMDNPSFELIRHDVVVPILLEADVVYHLACPASPVHYQNNPIKTLKTSVLGTLNMLGLAKRTRGRILLASTSEVYGDPDVHPQPETYYGHVNPVGPRACYDEGKRAAETLMVGYRDYNHVNVTIARIFNTYGPRMLPNDGRVVSNFICQVLRGEEITVYGDGSQTRSFCFISDLVDGLIRLMDSSEPGPINLGNPHEVTVEDLARTIMRMIPGTGSTIVYKPLPKDDPTRRKPDISLARKALGWEPTVPLEQGLEKTIAYFRRELGSSL, from the coding sequence ATGAAAACCGCAATAGTGACAGGTGGGGCAGGGTTTATCGGCAGTCATCTCGTTGAAACCCTGCTTGCCCAAGATCTCACAGTGCTGTGCCTGGACAACTTCTTTACTGGAAGCAAGCAGAACATCCTGCCGTTCATGGACAATCCCAGTTTTGAGCTGATCCGCCACGATGTAGTGGTTCCCATTCTTCTGGAAGCCGACGTCGTATATCACCTCGCGTGTCCGGCTTCCCCTGTGCACTACCAGAACAATCCCATTAAGACGCTCAAGACCTCGGTGCTCGGAACCCTTAATATGCTCGGGTTGGCCAAGCGAACCAGAGGCAGGATCTTGCTGGCCTCCACGTCCGAGGTCTATGGGGACCCTGATGTCCACCCTCAGCCCGAGACCTATTACGGACACGTGAACCCGGTCGGACCGCGAGCCTGTTATGATGAAGGGAAACGGGCCGCAGAGACCCTCATGGTGGGTTACCGCGATTACAACCATGTGAACGTGACTATTGCCCGTATCTTCAATACTTATGGACCGCGGATGCTGCCCAACGACGGGAGGGTAGTAAGCAACTTCATTTGTCAGGTCCTCCGTGGTGAGGAAATCACCGTTTATGGGGATGGCTCTCAGACCCGCTCATTCTGCTTCATTTCGGACCTGGTGGACGGACTAATTCGCCTTATGGACAGTTCCGAGCCCGGCCCGATCAATCTGGGAAATCCCCATGAGGTTACTGTCGAAGACTTGGCGCGAACGATCATGCGCATGATTCCGGGCACAGGTTCCACAATAGTGTATAAGCCGTTGCCCAAAGACGATCCCACACGACGCAAACCGGATATCTCCCTGGCCAGGAAGGCCTTGGGATGGGAACCCACGGTGCCGCTTGAACAGGGCCTCGAAAAAACGATTGCTTATTTCAGGAGAGAACTGGGATCGTCCTTATGA
- a CDS encoding 4Fe-4S binding protein: MSEYYIYQDQKRCIGCRACELHCKTENDVRVGPSFGKIINVGPTVRGDVPRINFIFMPCFHCENPWCVSACPTGAMQKRSKDGIVFVDPSLCIGCKACITACPWGAPQWDKDTGKAIKCDYCKDRVDQGLEPACVTGCTTDALKWISPAKSSQVRRERFAKAITEEIPFP, from the coding sequence ATGAGCGAGTACTATATATACCAAGATCAGAAGAGGTGCATCGGGTGCCGCGCTTGTGAGCTGCACTGTAAAACCGAAAACGACGTTCGCGTCGGACCCAGCTTCGGCAAAATAATCAATGTAGGGCCCACAGTGAGGGGCGACGTGCCTCGGATCAACTTCATTTTCATGCCCTGTTTTCATTGCGAGAATCCCTGGTGCGTCTCCGCCTGTCCGACCGGGGCCATGCAGAAAAGGTCCAAGGACGGTATAGTCTTTGTTGACCCGTCTTTGTGCATTGGGTGTAAGGCATGTATCACCGCTTGTCCGTGGGGCGCGCCTCAGTGGGACAAAGACACGGGCAAAGCAATCAAATGTGATTACTGTAAAGACAGGGTCGATCAAGGGCTCGAACCCGCGTGTGTCACGGGATGCACCACCGATGCCCTGAAGTGGATATCGCCGGCCAAGTCCTCGCAGGTGAGGCGAGAGCGGTTTGCAAAGGCCATAACTGAAGAAATACCCTTTCCGTAA
- a CDS encoding response regulator: MAIILVLDEEADSCTLLKRVLQRMGHKVFAFGNSEAAVKWAAFNVPDLGIVNVRGRFIQGFPMFERLKEVNRDMKVMVITDAFSEQLSERLFADDFVIKPLDIDQLETKVRDLLGLQKARNPESRMKG; this comes from the coding sequence TTGGCAATCATTCTGGTGTTGGACGAAGAAGCGGACTCTTGCACGCTGCTCAAGCGGGTCTTGCAGCGCATGGGCCACAAGGTTTTCGCATTCGGAAACAGCGAGGCAGCCGTGAAATGGGCCGCTTTCAATGTCCCGGACCTGGGGATTGTCAACGTGAGAGGAAGATTCATCCAGGGTTTTCCCATGTTCGAGCGGCTCAAAGAAGTCAACCGCGACATGAAGGTCATGGTGATAACGGACGCGTTCTCAGAGCAATTGTCCGAAAGGTTGTTCGCGGACGACTTCGTGATCAAGCCTCTGGACATCGACCAGTTAGAAACTAAGGTTCGCGATCTCTTAGGGCTGCAAAAGGCCAGGAATCCGGAATCGCGCATGAAAGGCTAA
- a CDS encoding epoxyqueuosine reductase codes for MTSEKIKKFARKCGADLVGVADLELLKGIDTEPADLLEGYSRAISIGVRLADGVIDPIVDRPTPLYQQHYLKVNALLDDIAIRASQYIHEAGGKALPIPASQLLDKTEWRSYISHKAVAIAAGLGWQGKSLLVVNPQCGPRLRLATVLTDLPLIPDPPLKNRCGKCSHCTEACPAQAIKNVNTVRHYADRNEALYFERCVTRVTENAGSLPFIESPICGVCIKVCPWGRKKRGKKSTKGASE; via the coding sequence TTGACCAGCGAAAAAATAAAGAAATTTGCCCGTAAATGCGGGGCTGACCTTGTGGGTGTGGCTGATCTTGAGTTGCTAAAAGGAATAGACACAGAACCAGCGGATCTTCTTGAAGGGTACAGCCGGGCGATCAGCATAGGGGTCAGGCTGGCGGACGGCGTGATCGATCCGATTGTGGACCGGCCTACACCTTTGTACCAACAGCATTACCTCAAAGTTAACGCTTTGCTGGACGACATCGCTATTCGGGCATCACAGTATATTCACGAAGCGGGCGGGAAAGCTTTGCCGATTCCAGCTTCTCAATTGCTGGACAAGACGGAGTGGCGTTCGTACATTTCGCACAAGGCGGTTGCAATCGCGGCAGGGCTGGGATGGCAAGGGAAGAGCCTGCTGGTGGTCAATCCGCAGTGCGGACCACGGCTAAGGCTTGCCACGGTGCTCACGGATTTACCTTTGATCCCGGACCCACCCCTCAAGAACCGATGCGGCAAATGCTCGCATTGCACCGAAGCGTGCCCCGCGCAAGCTATTAAGAACGTCAACACAGTCAGGCATTACGCGGACAGAAACGAGGCTTTGTATTTCGAGCGATGCGTCACCAGAGTCACTGAGAACGCGGGCTCTCTTCCCTTCATCGAAAGCCCGATTTGCGGGGTCTGCATAAAGGTCTGCCCGTGGGGCCGCAAAAAGCGGGGGAAAAAATCCACAAAGGGTGCGAGTGAATAA
- a CDS encoding class I SAM-dependent methyltransferase has product MTRAPLSDLAGEPTAGPCLPSAGFGDRRSVDYYTGVRHDVVAMIPEGVRSILEIGCAAGGTGRLLRSMGFERLIGVELDPYYASSAREFYSNIIVGDAEEMDLHEIKDQSLDCILYPDVLEHFRDPWAVLRRHLRVLAPGGYVIASIPNIRYYKAVRDLVLRGKWEYSDAGILDRGHLRFFTLASIQALFTENGLQVLEWGHRARGSNMLKLLNKVLLNRLSSFLVKQYLVLGQKPRWGQSSS; this is encoded by the coding sequence TTGACCCGAGCACCACTCTCCGATCTTGCCGGGGAACCGACAGCCGGGCCTTGCTTGCCTTCTGCCGGGTTCGGAGACCGCAGGTCGGTTGATTATTACACCGGCGTGCGCCACGACGTGGTGGCCATGATACCTGAAGGAGTAAGGTCGATTCTCGAAATAGGTTGCGCAGCAGGAGGCACAGGCAGATTGTTGCGGTCAATGGGGTTCGAAAGGCTCATCGGCGTTGAGTTGGATCCCTACTACGCATCCTCCGCGCGTGAATTCTATTCCAATATCATTGTCGGAGACGCGGAGGAGATGGATCTCCACGAGATAAAAGACCAATCCCTGGATTGCATTCTTTATCCTGATGTCCTGGAGCATTTTCGCGATCCATGGGCGGTTCTACGCCGCCATTTGCGCGTCTTGGCGCCGGGGGGTTACGTCATCGCCAGCATCCCGAACATAAGATACTACAAAGCCGTCAGGGACCTGGTCTTGCGGGGGAAATGGGAATATTCGGACGCGGGCATTTTGGACCGGGGCCACCTGAGATTCTTCACTCTAGCGTCCATACAAGCTCTTTTCACGGAGAATGGCCTGCAAGTGCTCGAGTGGGGCCATCGTGCACGCGGATCAAACATGCTGAAGCTGCTGAATAAGGTCCTGTTAAACAGGCTAAGCTCTTTTCTCGTTAAACAATACCTGGTCCTCGGACAGAAGCCCCGATGGGGGCAATCATCTTCCTAA
- a CDS encoding FAD-dependent oxidoreductase yields MSSNPMFPPGPGADKSRIVYDEEDGLKRESSAPCQLNCPAGIDIPSYVALIGLGRYEEAIEIIRQDNPFPWVCGLICPNPCEAWCQRRYLDKPLCIKDLKGLAAKMVMDKGRGYKIPEPKATYKEKIAVIGSGPAGLTAAYFLAWEGYRVTVFEAMPEAGGLMIAGIPEFRLPRHVVRREIEAIKEMGVEIVVNTPVGQDLTLDHLRKDDYKAFFLGIGAWESFKLGIEGEDDFPQVVGALNFLKDVSFGYRVKPANSVAIVGGGNAAIDTARTCVRLGSQSVSIVYRRTRSEMPAHFEEIIQMAEEGIHVHQLTIPSKIVGSYGKIDSLECVMATLGEPDDTGRRRPVPVADSSYKMPVGAVISAIGQRPATRQYPGLGDLDLTRKETIKVRGDNQQTSIPDVFAGGDAVTGPATVVQAIGAGKRAARAIHAYLRDQRFDAKALPRPREMVRPAEMNYHEKSFIQRQEIPLIDLDRRMHSFDQVELGLDEIAARQEAKRCMRCDICERCGKCVEVCRDRLGVSAIRFHHAGESSLILKDYVHGLPKCIGCGSCANICPTGALEMKDQGDERLILMSGTVINRIKMEKCEGCGVYYVPKIFVKHVAKLVDAPEESFERKLCPQCKRISAASRIAGAEPDYTRVDESEVQVY; encoded by the coding sequence ATGTCAAGCAATCCTATGTTTCCTCCAGGTCCGGGAGCGGACAAAAGCCGCATCGTGTACGACGAGGAGGACGGTCTTAAACGCGAATCGTCCGCGCCGTGCCAATTAAACTGCCCGGCAGGGATAGATATTCCCTCATATGTTGCTCTGATAGGCCTTGGTCGGTACGAAGAAGCGATCGAGATCATAAGGCAGGACAACCCCTTTCCTTGGGTATGCGGGTTGATTTGTCCGAATCCGTGCGAGGCATGGTGTCAACGGCGGTACTTGGACAAGCCGCTCTGTATCAAAGACCTTAAGGGATTGGCCGCCAAAATGGTCATGGACAAAGGCAGGGGCTACAAAATCCCTGAACCCAAGGCCACGTACAAGGAAAAAATAGCTGTCATCGGTTCGGGCCCCGCGGGGCTTACAGCTGCCTATTTTCTGGCGTGGGAGGGCTACCGAGTAACTGTCTTCGAGGCCATGCCCGAAGCCGGTGGGCTTATGATAGCAGGCATTCCGGAATTTCGTCTTCCACGGCATGTGGTGCGAAGAGAAATCGAGGCAATCAAGGAAATGGGTGTTGAGATCGTTGTTAACACCCCGGTGGGCCAGGATCTTACCCTCGACCACCTGCGAAAGGATGATTACAAGGCCTTCTTTCTCGGAATCGGCGCTTGGGAGAGCTTCAAGCTCGGCATTGAAGGAGAGGATGACTTCCCCCAGGTAGTGGGCGCTCTGAATTTCCTCAAAGACGTGTCCTTCGGATACAGGGTGAAGCCGGCCAATAGCGTGGCCATCGTGGGTGGCGGGAACGCGGCCATTGACACCGCGCGGACCTGCGTGCGCCTCGGTTCCCAGTCTGTGAGCATTGTCTACCGCCGTACACGTTCCGAAATGCCCGCGCATTTCGAGGAAATTATCCAGATGGCCGAAGAGGGGATCCATGTCCATCAATTGACTATTCCTTCCAAGATTGTCGGTAGTTATGGAAAGATCGATTCTCTTGAGTGCGTCATGGCCACGTTGGGTGAACCGGACGATACCGGCCGCCGCCGCCCTGTTCCCGTTGCGGACTCCTCTTACAAGATGCCTGTCGGAGCCGTCATATCCGCCATTGGCCAAAGGCCTGCCACAAGACAATATCCGGGTCTTGGGGATTTAGATCTGACCAGAAAAGAGACCATAAAAGTTCGGGGCGACAATCAGCAGACGAGCATTCCGGATGTCTTCGCGGGTGGCGACGCGGTCACCGGGCCCGCGACCGTGGTTCAGGCTATCGGCGCGGGCAAAAGGGCCGCCAGGGCTATTCACGCATACCTGAGGGATCAGCGCTTCGATGCCAAAGCCCTCCCGAGACCAAGGGAGATGGTCAGACCCGCTGAGATGAATTACCACGAGAAGTCATTCATTCAACGCCAGGAAATACCCCTGATAGACCTGGACAGAAGGATGCATTCTTTCGACCAGGTAGAGCTGGGGCTGGACGAGATCGCCGCCAGACAAGAAGCCAAGAGATGCATGCGGTGCGACATTTGCGAGAGATGCGGAAAATGTGTGGAGGTCTGCCGCGACCGGCTGGGGGTTTCGGCAATCAGGTTTCACCACGCGGGAGAAAGCTCTCTGATCCTTAAAGACTATGTGCACGGATTGCCCAAATGTATCGGATGCGGCTCCTGTGCCAACATTTGTCCCACCGGGGCCCTTGAGATGAAGGATCAGGGCGATGAGCGGCTGATTCTGATGTCCGGGACCGTTATTAACAGAATTAAAATGGAGAAATGTGAGGGCTGCGGCGTGTACTACGTGCCCAAAATTTTCGTGAAGCACGTGGCAAAACTGGTCGACGCTCCGGAAGAATCTTTTGAGCGAAAGCTTTGCCCGCAGTGCAAGCGCATATCCGCCGCGTCAAGAATCGCGGGTGCAGAGCCGGACTATACCCGGGTGGACGAATCCGAGGTGCAGGTTTACTGA
- a CDS encoding NUDIX hydrolase, whose amino-acid sequence MREVEEANLATGPENRDLAWQLIDSYEDRKYGLFSVAINRSRSPRTGGIHEFQVLKSPDWVAVIALTPDNEVIMVRQYRHGTGELSLEPPGGLAKADKTLEQSGREELEEETGYQAERLELLGWMHPMPALFSNRFYVYLAKDARPTGTLNPDETEEIETLLVPVDSIREYIRSGRITCSVMIAALYMFLDREEAAREKGPPR is encoded by the coding sequence ATGCGTGAAGTGGAGGAAGCCAATTTGGCTACGGGCCCGGAAAATAGGGACCTGGCCTGGCAACTGATCGATAGCTACGAAGACAGAAAATATGGGCTCTTCTCAGTTGCGATTAATCGGAGTAGGTCTCCCAGGACCGGAGGCATACACGAATTTCAGGTGCTCAAGTCTCCCGACTGGGTGGCCGTGATCGCTCTCACCCCTGACAACGAGGTGATAATGGTCCGGCAATACAGGCACGGAACGGGCGAGCTATCCCTTGAGCCGCCCGGCGGACTCGCTAAGGCGGATAAGACCCTTGAGCAATCCGGCCGCGAGGAGCTTGAAGAGGAAACAGGATATCAGGCTGAAAGGCTCGAACTTCTGGGTTGGATGCACCCAATGCCCGCCCTGTTCTCGAATCGTTTCTATGTTTATCTTGCCAAAGACGCCAGGCCGACCGGCACCCTCAACCCCGACGAGACGGAAGAAATCGAGACCCTCCTCGTACCGGTGGACAGTATAAGAGAGTACATCAGATCGGGGCGAATTACCTGCTCGGTCATGATTGCCGCTCTGTATATGTTCCTGGACCGCGAGGAAGCCGCGCGTGAGAAAGGACCCCCTCGCTAA